One Ranitomeya variabilis isolate aRanVar5 chromosome 5, aRanVar5.hap1, whole genome shotgun sequence DNA window includes the following coding sequences:
- the LOC143776968 gene encoding dihydrodiol dehydrogenase 3-like, with amino-acid sequence MALTKHSRITLNDGHKIPVVGLGTYAPEEFPKSMVEESVKIALEVGYQHIDSAFVYCNEVEVGRAINAKIADGTVKREDVFCTTKLWSTYQSPKLVRPALEKSLKNLGLDYLDLFLIHTPVELKPGDDLLPTDENGKVIYHNTDIRDTWKAMEDCKQAGLVRSIGVSNFNHKQLELILNMPGLRYKPVCNQVECHIYLNQSKLLEFCKSHNIVLVAFGVLGSTRDVNWIDQTAPFLLEDPVLNAIAKKLGRTPAQVAMRHLLQRGIAILAKSFNPERIKQNLEVFKFQLSEEEMKTLNGLNQNRRFVDHKWKDHPKFPFHEEY; translated from the exons ATGGCGCTGACAAAACATTCACGAATTACACTGAATGATGGGCACAAGATACCAGTGGTTGGACTGGGTACTTATGCCCCAGAGGAG TTCCCCAAATCTATGGTGGAAGAGTCCGTGAAGATTGCTCTTGAGGTTGGATATCAACACATCGACTCGGCATTTGTATACTGCAATGAGGTGGAGGTCGGACGAGCGATTAATGCGAAGATCGCAGATGGGACAGTCAAGAGAGAAGACGTCTTTTGCACTACCAAG CTGTGGAGCACCTATCAGTCCCCGAAATTGGTCCGTCCTGCTCTGGAGAAGTCCTTGAAGAACCTAGGTCTGGATTACTTAGATCTCTTTCTTATTCATACTCCTGTCGAATTGAAG CCCGGTGATGATTTACTTCCAACAGATGAAAATGGAAAAGTGATTTATCACAATACTGATATTCGAGACACCTGGAAG gctaTGGAGGATTGTAAGCAAGCCGGGCTGGTCAGATCTATAGGCGTCTCCAACTTCAACCACAAGCAACTGGAGCTTATTCTTAATATGCCAGGACTGCGATACAAACCTGTGTGCAACCAG GTTGAGTGTCACATCTACTTGAATCAGTCTAAACTCCTGGAGTTCTGCAAGTCGCACAACATAGTCCTTGTGGCATTCGGGGTGTTGGGCTCTACTCGTGATGTGAACTG GATTGACCAGACTGCTCCATTCCTGTTGGAGGACCCTGTGCTCAATGCAATTGCAAAAAAACTTGGCCGAACTCCTGCCCAAGTGGCAATGAGACACTTGCTGCAGAGAGGGATTGCAATTCTTGCTAAGAGTTTTAATCCTGAAAGGATCAAGCAGAATCTTGAG GTTTTTAAATTCCAGTTGAGCGAGGAGGAAATGAAAACTCTGAATGGACTGAACCAAAACAGACGCTTCGTGGATCACAA GTGGAAAGATCACCCCAAATTTCCATTCCATGAAGAATACTAA